In Crassostrea angulata isolate pt1a10 chromosome 4, ASM2561291v2, whole genome shotgun sequence, one genomic interval encodes:
- the LOC128182075 gene encoding tripartite motif-containing protein 2-like, with protein MEELANRFGTLSASSTVVEEYGYVVLNHSEKSPMAMLEEPEVAAKIDTGFGNGLHNVVAKNDEEIWTSGWDKILKLYNLNGELIKSVQTKSGNAPQDMTITGNDDLVYTDDKDGTVNILKNTNIEEMIWLPGWKPQGICSAFSDHLLVMMVNDDFDQTKVVRYFGFTETQTIQFDDKGRALYSSSRLTHPKYITENGNRDICVSDCWAGAVVVVSEGGALRFRYTGDPSTSKGPFDPHGIAADSQNRILISDPTSNRIHILDQDGQFLRYIENCNLRSPRGICVNTKDELFVAESGDDGTVKKIKYTN; from the coding sequence ATGGAGGAACTTGCTAATCGTTTTGGAACTCTGTCCGCATCATCTACTGTGGTGGAAGAATATGGATATGTCGTGTTGAACCATTCAGAAAAGAGTCCAATGGCGATGCTTGAAGAGCCAGAAGTTGCCGCAAAAATTGATACTGGGTTTGGGAATGGATTGCATAACGTAGTTGCTAAGAACGATGAGGAGATCTGGACTAGTGGTTGGGACAAGATCTTAAAACTATACAACCTTAATGGGGAACTGATAAAGTCTGTTCAAACAAAGTCTGGAAACGCGCCTCAAGATATGACAATCACCGGCAATGATGATCTAGTTTACACTGATGACAAAGATGGAACtgtgaacattttgaaaaacacaAATATTGAAGAGATGATTTGGCTACCGGGGTGGAAACCTCAAGGTATATGCTCTGCATTCTCCGACCACCTCCTCGTTATGATGGTCAATGATGATTTTGATCAAACAAAAGTTGTACGTTACTTTGGCTTCACAGAGACACAAACTATTCAATTTGATGACAAGGGTCGAGCTCTCTATTCATCAAGTAGACTCACCCATCCAAAGTACATTACCGAGAATGGAAACCGGGATATCTGTGTGTCTGATTGTTGGGCTGGTGCCGTAGTTGTGGTCAGTGAGGGTGGGGCACTACGCTTTAGATACACGGGTGATCCTTCTACCTCTAAGGGGCCGTTCGATCCACACGGGATCGCAGCAGACAGCCAGAACCGGATTTTGATATCAGACCCCACCAGTAACCGCATCCATATCCTAGATCAGGATGGACAGTTCTTACGTTACATCGAAAACTGCAATTTGCGATCTCCAAGGGGAATATGTGTCAACACCAAAGATGAACTCTTTGTGGCAGAGTCTGGAGATGATGGCACAgtcaagaaaataaaatataccaattga